GAATCAGCCCGAGTACCTGATTAAGGCCCAGTCGCAGGGCAGCCATTTTGTCCAGGTTCAGTTCGATTTTTATCTGTTTTTCCGGAGCACCCTGAATTTCTACCCATTTTATATCGCGAATTCTTTCAAGGTCTTTTTCAAGTTTTTCAGCTTCTGTTTTTAATTCCTGCAAAGATGCTGATTCTGAAATTAATGCCGTCTGAAGTATAGCAACATCACTGCTCGCAGCACGTTGAATGTCGAGACTCAGTAATCCTTCCGGAAGATCCGATCGGATTTTGTTCACTTCCCGGATGACATCGTTGTTTTTCGCTTCCACATCTACTCCGAAGTTGAATTCTACCAACATGACCATCAACCCGTCTTTTATAGTTGAAGTTATTTTTTTGATGTCCGAAAGCTTATACATCTCTTCTTCGATAGGGTCAGTGATCAGCTCTTCCATATCTGTCGGGGAAGTGCCAGGATAAACTGCAACGATTGTGAATATCGGCGCTCCGAATGGTGGGTCTTCACTACGCGGCATATTGATAAGTGCATTCACTCCCAGCAATAACATAGCGACAAAAACGATCAGTGTAAATTGATAATTTTGGATAAAAAATTTATTAAAGTTCATGTTCTTCGATATTTAAATGTTATTATTTATTGACTATCTGAACTCTATCTCCTTCTTCCAGATACACTGAACCGACTGTGACCACTTCTTTTATAAGGTCTAAGCCTGAAAGGACACTTATTTTATCATTGTAAATATTGCCTGTTTGTATAGATATTTTTTTGGCATTTCCGTTTTCGATTGTGTAAACCCATGCTTTGTTTCCATTGGTTTTAACCAATGCTTCGATGGGAATTAATATTAAATTTTCTTTGTTGGATGGTTTTATAAAGACATTACAAAGCATGCCTGCTGCCATATCCGTTGGTTGGGTTTTGAGTTTTAAGGTGACGTCCATTCTTCCTGATCCGGCTCCTGCGACGGATGTTTTTTCTTTAATAACTGCCGGGTATTTTTTTCCTGGCCAAGCATCAAATTCGACTTCCGCTGTGTCGCCTGTTTTAAGTCTTGCCCAGTCCTTGTCTGTAAGTCCTGTTGTTATTTTCCAATCAGAACTTTGTGTACCTAAGATGGCAAATACCGGCATACCCGGTCCTGCAATTTCTCCGGTACGCATTATTTGTTTAACAACTCTTCCGTTTATCGGTGCTTTTACCTCACTGTAGGATCGGTTGAATCTGGCAATTTCTGCTGTGTTTTTTGCCATAACAAGTGCAGAAGTTATATTTTGTAATTGTTCCAGCGTGGCAACACTGTCTTTGTACAAATTATTGACTCTATCAAAATCTCTTTGGGTTTTAATCAGTGATTCTTCGGCTTGACTTACCTGAGCGTCTATTTCGGTCAACACGAGTCTTGCAAGTAATTGTCCTTTACGAACAAAATCCCCTTCTTTCACATAAGTGGAAGCGATGATACCACCGGTTTTGAAGGAAGGCATTGCTTCGGATTCGCTTTTGACAACACCGGGAGCGGATATGATGTCCGACTCTTTGGATGATTCTACGGGAGCCAGCATAACGGATATCAATTGGGATGTCTGATTGACCGGCTGAATTTCAGGGGCACTTTGTTGTTTGCAGCTTATATATATTATCAAAGCCGGAACGATTAATAAGATTAATTTTTGCATGTCTTATAATTGTGTAAATTGTTAAGAAAAGTTTTGATTATTGAATAGGGTAGGCAGCGGTTGCATAAATATACTCTGCCCACTTTTGCCACACCATATCTTTCAGGATACTGTACTCAAGTTCTGTTTGGGTCAGATTCTTGCTTGCATCGGTGATTTCCAGATAGTTTGCTGTTCCTTCTTTGTATCTCACCGACACATCTTTGTACAATTTTCTTGCATTTTCGAGAGTAGGTTTATAGTTTTCGTATTGTTTCAGAGATGAATTCAGTTGTGTAAGAGCCATTTTTTTCTGTAGTTGAAATTGATCTTCGGCGTATTGTTTTTGAGATTCCCGGGATGTTATTTCAGCGTTTACCTGTTCTTTTCTTTTTTTATGACGACCCGAGTCAAACAGGTTTATTTCAAGATTCAATCCCATCAAAACATAAGGTGACCATCCAAAATCAAAATCCTGCGAACCCACATCCAGACCTAATCCCAATTTAGGTTGATAATACATATCTTCTTTTTTGAGAGCCAGTTGATTCATTTTGAGAGCCTGTTCCAATTGTAATATTTCTTCTCTTTTATCTTCAGTACTGGTCGACAGATCAGGCATTTCGTTGAGCATCTGTAATTTGGTAAAGTCTGATAATTCATCTTTTCCGGTTAGGAATTTTAAGTAATCATGTGCGTTTTCCAGATTTCCGGATACCTCTGTTTTTTGTCTTTCCAATGCAGCCATCTCTGCTTTGATACGATATGCAGCTGCCGGCACGGTAATGCCGTTTTTAAGCATTCGGTCCGTAATTTTTGCTGTTTCCATCAATAGTGTATCAGCATTTACGATAATTTGAACCATCTTTTGAAGACTTTGATAGCGGATATATGCCTGCATTACTTCTTTAGAAAGAAATCGTTTGAAGGCTTTTATTTCTAATTGTTTAAGTGTTACCTGTTCCTTTTTTAATTCTTTGTTGATACTAAGTTCCGGGTAATAGATAGGCTGTTTTATGCTGAAACGACTATCATAAAAATTATTAGGCAGAAAATAGATTTCTTCATTTTGGATCATAGGAAAATTATTGCTCTGAGTCAGAATATTCAGAGCGTTATATGCCGGATTGACAAGGTCTCCGACCGGAAGTTCAATCAGACGACCGCCACTTGCCAGCGTATATTGGGTCTGAAATGAAACCGTAGGTCCGTACATCCGTTTTGACTCAGAAAGTGCCAGTTCAGCCTGACGAAGCTCAAAATTTTTTGATTTAAGTTGGGCGTTGTTATCCCAGGAAGAAATGATCAGCTGATCAAAATTTTGAGCATTTGCAAGTTGTGCCAAACATAGAGAAAGGGTAGTTAATTTCAGAATATTATAAATGACGTTCATATAATATACAGTGTTTAGTAATGGATAAAAAAATTATTTGGAAAATAAATGATGAATCGAATTGTCTATCGTAGCAGTTATAAGTGCATTATGATTTCCTTTCTCCACGATTTCCAGCCTTTGAGAATGTGCCAGAGTCACCAAACCATGCACCGTACTCCAGAGCTGTAATGCCAGAATTCTGGGTTCAGAAGTGATATCTTTCCGTGATTTTGTCAATTCATCACAAGTTGCCACCAGATATTCAAAAAGGCCAATACCGTGTCCCCATTCTGACTGACATCTTTCTATGTGATTCATTGGTTTTTGTGAATTGAACATCAGGTCATACCAATCAGGATTCTCCAAACCAAACCGTACATAACCATATCCGATTTTTCGGATTTTTTCAACCGGATCTGTCTCTCCGAATGCATCTGCCAAAACTTTGCCCATCAGTTCAAAGCCCATTTCCATCAGTTCATAGATGATTTCGTCTTTGTCCTGAAAATACAGATATATAGTGGCCGGACTGTATTCCACAGCTTTTGCTATTCTTCTGATCGATAATTTTTCAAATCCTTCTTTATCTAATATTTCCTTGGCTTTTAAAAGTACAAGTTCCTTCAATTCTGTTCGCTCCCTTTCTTTTCTTTCTGTGATTCCCATAATATTAATTTTAATTAACGCTGCAAATATAATGAACACTGTTCATATAACAAACGATGTTATTTATTTTTTATAAAATTTTAACATTTAGGGGTACTTTAGACCAGCTCAGCGGGCATGAGGCGAACATTAACAATAGCAGTAATGATTAAAATTTGCTTTTCGGATTAAAAATGAAACTTTTCGAAGCCTACGCCGAACGGGGAAGTTTTTAGGCCAAATAAACCCTTTGTTGTTGATATACCTTCAGGATGGGAAGCGCAGAAGGAACATCAACAACAACTGCTCTGAGCTGCTAAAAAATAGTGCCTGAGACAACCGATCGTCGCAGTTTGCAACTGCGATGTGTCCATATTGACACAAGTTACAGGCTTCATGAAGTCTGATAAAATAGTAAAGAAAGTCCCGTATGGACGATATCTTTGTAGAAAATTATAATGGATCCAGTAATAGCGCCGTAGGTGCGGAACCATAGTTTTTGTTTCGCTCCGCTGGAGCTGAAAACATTTGGTCATATAGTGCTATAAAGATGTCTCTCCGCTGGAGCTGAGTAATAAAGTATCTGCCTTTTGGCTATATATATTCCTATTAGAATGCATCGCAGGGCATGAGGCGAACATTAACAATAGAAGAGAATATTAAAATTTTCTTGTCGGATTAAAAATAAAACTTTTCGAAGCTTATGCCAAACGGCTTATAGAAAAGTTTATAGTAAAACATCGACGTAGGTACAGCTTGCATTTAGTAGGGGTTAGGAAATTTTACTTCGTTTTCTGAGGAATATTGAACTCTATATCGAAATGTTGCAGATATTCTTCTATCGGCCCCATTCCCATTGCCGCACGACGTTGATTGACATATTCCGGTTCGTAGAGATTTGCCAGTTTATTGTCAATTATCTGAGATCCGTAAACTTGTGGTTTTCCATCATTAATAAGAATTCTGTCCCGGGTCATTGCGATCTGATGCCATTCGAGATCACCGTTTTTTGCTGAAGCTTCGAGTAATGGCAGATAAGATTTCATCCATTTAACATCAGAATGTTGAATCACTAACCAAATTGCAGACATCTCATCTCTGTTCACTTCATTTAATGTAGGTATACCGCATTTGTTTAGGAGACTAATGACTATTTCCAGATTTTTATGGTCAGTTTCAGGATCGATGTCTGCATTTCCCTGTCGCATTTTCTGATCACTAACCAGGATATTTTGTAAAATTCTTTTTTTATCATCACAGTTTATGTCCACCATATTGACTTCCTTTTTGGGATTCAATGCTTCGTTGATCCTTGCGATCAATATGTCATCTGCTGATGTTTTTTTTCTGATGACAATGACTTTAAACTGCCCTTTTTCATTTACATAAAAATCTTCAAAATACTGACCGGTTTCTTCAAGTCTTGTCATTGAATCAATAGAAATTACATTACCTTCCGCATTTTTTATAATTACCTGATCGGGAGTGGGCAAATTTCTTCCTACAATTCTTTCAATCAGTTTTTCATCAGATAGTTTAGTCAGTTTTTCTTTTTGATCACATGCTATGGAAACTAAGATGATTGCAAAGAGTGGAATGGCTTTAAAATATTTCATGATCAGATGACAGTTTTGCTAAAACAAATATATCAGATAATCCGGATTCAGATTCAAATATTATCTATAATTCTTCAATAGTTTTGCATTTTTAGCAGACTGATTTTTTTAAATAGCTGTAATAACCTGTCGGGTTCATTGGATTGAATAGAGGTGATTAACAATTTTGACGAAGACTTTTTATTTTTCAATTCACTGAGGTAGACGCCCGATGACAATTCAGGATTTTTAGAAAGGAAGATTTTGCGTTCATAAATATCAAAAGTATCAAGGGTAAATAAATATTGATTGTCATTAGCAGGATCAATTGTACTGTTGTATGGAATTTCGTAAATTTTGTTTTTAAACTTCAGACTTGCCGCTGCATTACATCCCGGACAATTGAATAAGTATTCTTTATCATACTGAAAAGGAGTTAGTTTTATCAACTGAACAGAATCAATAAACAGCTTATGTACCTTTTCATCTAAATATACTTTCTCAAAAAATTTGTGGTAATAATATCCTTTAAAAAGCTGATTAAATT
The genomic region above belongs to Saprospiraceae bacterium and contains:
- a CDS encoding TetR/AcrR family transcriptional regulator yields the protein MGITERKERERTELKELVLLKAKEILDKEGFEKLSIRRIAKAVEYSPATIYLYFQDKDEIIYELMEMGFELMGKVLADAFGETDPVEKIRKIGYGYVRFGLENPDWYDLMFNSQKPMNHIERCQSEWGHGIGLFEYLVATCDELTKSRKDITSEPRILALQLWSTVHGLVTLAHSQRLEIVEKGNHNALITATIDNSIHHLFSK
- a CDS encoding TolC family protein — protein: MNVIYNILKLTTLSLCLAQLANAQNFDQLIISSWDNNAQLKSKNFELRQAELALSESKRMYGPTVSFQTQYTLASGGRLIELPVGDLVNPAYNALNILTQSNNFPMIQNEEIYFLPNNFYDSRFSIKQPIYYPELSINKELKKEQVTLKQLEIKAFKRFLSKEVMQAYIRYQSLQKMVQIIVNADTLLMETAKITDRMLKNGITVPAAAYRIKAEMAALERQKTEVSGNLENAHDYLKFLTGKDELSDFTKLQMLNEMPDLSTSTEDKREEILQLEQALKMNQLALKKEDMYYQPKLGLGLDVGSQDFDFGWSPYVLMGLNLEINLFDSGRHKKRKEQVNAEITSRESQKQYAEDQFQLQKKMALTQLNSSLKQYENYKPTLENARKLYKDVSVRYKEGTANYLEITDASKNLTQTELEYSILKDMVWQKWAEYIYATAAYPIQ
- a CDS encoding efflux RND transporter periplasmic adaptor subunit, whose product is MQKLILLIVPALIIYISCKQQSAPEIQPVNQTSQLISVMLAPVESSKESDIISAPGVVKSESEAMPSFKTGGIIASTYVKEGDFVRKGQLLARLVLTEIDAQVSQAEESLIKTQRDFDRVNNLYKDSVATLEQLQNITSALVMAKNTAEIARFNRSYSEVKAPINGRVVKQIMRTGEIAGPGMPVFAILGTQSSDWKITTGLTDKDWARLKTGDTAEVEFDAWPGKKYPAVIKEKTSVAGAGSGRMDVTLKLKTQPTDMAAGMLCNVFIKPSNKENLILIPIEALVKTNGNKAWVYTIENGNAKKISIQTGNIYNDKISVLSGLDLIKEVVTVGSVYLEEGDRVQIVNK